The proteins below come from a single Vibrio diazotrophicus genomic window:
- a CDS encoding NAD(P)-dependent oxidoreductase, translating to MKVSFIGLGVMGYPMAGHLVKAGFDVTVFNRTEAKAQAWAEQQGGAYRSTVAECVKDADVVLLCVGNDDDVRSMTTSETGALAFMKSGSVLVDHTTTSALLAEELSEAAQAVGVRFMDAPVSGGQAGAENGVLTIMCGGEPEVFDYLQPIFDAYGRSSVLMGKVGQGQRAKMVNQICIAGALTGISEGLILAEKAGLDIETLVACLKNGAAGSWQMENRAVTMSQNKFDFGFAIDWMIKDLGFCLDEAKRQGVTLPMTQKTIESYQSLSEQGEGRMDTSILIKAIKKEAEL from the coding sequence ATGAAAGTCAGTTTTATTGGTTTAGGTGTTATGGGTTATCCCATGGCTGGTCACTTGGTCAAAGCGGGATTTGACGTTACCGTTTTTAACCGTACAGAAGCGAAAGCGCAAGCTTGGGCGGAGCAACAGGGTGGTGCTTATCGCTCAACAGTCGCTGAGTGTGTGAAAGATGCGGATGTCGTTTTGCTTTGTGTTGGTAATGATGACGACGTTCGTAGTATGACCACCAGCGAAACAGGCGCATTGGCATTTATGAAATCCGGCTCAGTTCTGGTAGACCATACGACAACATCTGCACTTCTTGCTGAAGAGCTCTCAGAAGCCGCTCAGGCTGTTGGAGTACGCTTTATGGATGCACCAGTGTCAGGTGGTCAAGCAGGCGCTGAGAATGGCGTTCTGACGATTATGTGCGGTGGTGAGCCAGAAGTCTTCGATTATCTTCAGCCTATATTTGACGCCTATGGCCGCTCTTCGGTACTGATGGGCAAAGTAGGGCAGGGACAACGCGCCAAAATGGTTAACCAGATCTGCATTGCTGGCGCGCTGACAGGTATTTCTGAAGGTTTGATTCTGGCTGAAAAAGCTGGCCTTGATATTGAAACTCTCGTCGCGTGTTTGAAAAACGGTGCGGCAGGATCTTGGCAGATGGAAAACCGTGCTGTAACCATGTCGCAGAATAAGTTCGACTTCGGTTTCGCTATTGATTGGATGATCAAAGATCTTGGTTTCTGTCTTGATGAAGCGAAACGTCAGGGTGTGACTTTACCTATGACGCAAAAAACGATTGAATCCTATCAGTCTTTATCTGAACAAGGCGAGGGCCGCATGGATACCTCCATTTTGATCAAAGCGATTAAGAAAGAAGCTGAGCTCTAA
- a CDS encoding DUF3283 family protein, whose protein sequence is MSFNLALLDANEKNKIELDKQASFLIWKMKQAKGGPEEITKHLTTLTSEQDKEWFQQSVDKYKRVMGVM, encoded by the coding sequence ATGTCTTTCAACCTTGCTCTGCTTGATGCGAATGAGAAAAACAAAATAGAACTGGATAAACAGGCTTCTTTTTTGATTTGGAAAATGAAGCAGGCAAAAGGCGGACCGGAAGAGATTACTAAGCATCTAACCACTCTGACTTCTGAACAAGATAAAGAATGGTTTCAACAGTCGGTGGACAAATACAAAAGGGTTATGGGCGTCATGTAA
- a CDS encoding YebC/PmpR family DNA-binding transcriptional regulator — MGRSFEVRKASMAKTQGAKIKVYSKYGKEIYVCAKNGGIDPDMNLSLRHLISKAKRDQVPAHVIEKALDKASGGGGEDYQPARYEGFGPGGVSVIVDCLTDNGNRTFQDVRQCFVKTGAKIGTPGVVAHMFDHQAVFQFKGDDEEAVLEALMMEDADVTDIELEDGVITVFAPNTEFFKVKTALNAAFPDLTLDVEEITFVPQNQSPISGEDADKFQKFLDLLDDCDDVQQVYHNAEIQ; from the coding sequence ATGGGAAGAAGTTTCGAAGTGCGCAAAGCCTCTATGGCGAAAACTCAAGGCGCAAAAATTAAGGTTTACTCAAAATACGGTAAAGAGATTTACGTTTGTGCAAAGAATGGTGGTATCGACCCAGACATGAACTTGTCTCTACGCCATCTGATCAGCAAAGCGAAAAGAGACCAAGTACCAGCACACGTTATTGAAAAAGCGTTAGATAAAGCAAGTGGTGGTGGCGGTGAAGATTACCAACCAGCTCGTTACGAAGGTTTTGGCCCTGGCGGTGTAAGCGTGATTGTTGACTGTCTAACAGACAACGGCAACCGTACCTTCCAAGACGTACGCCAATGCTTCGTTAAGACTGGCGCTAAAATCGGTACTCCTGGTGTTGTTGCACACATGTTCGATCACCAAGCAGTATTCCAGTTCAAAGGCGATGATGAAGAAGCGGTACTAGAAGCATTGATGATGGAAGATGCTGACGTAACGGATATCGAGCTTGAAGACGGCGTAATCACGGTATTTGCTCCAAACACAGAGTTCTTCAAAGTGAAAACGGCATTGAATGCAGCATTCCCTGACTTAACTCTTGATGTTGAAGAGATCACTTTCGTTCCTCAGAACCAAAGCCCAATCTCTGGTGAAGACGCAGATAAGTTCCAGAAGTTCCTAGATCTACTAGACGACTGTGACGATGTTCAGCAGGTTTACCACAACGCTGAAATCCAATAA
- a CDS encoding methyl-accepting chemotaxis protein produces the protein MFKNLSLKNKLAISASIAIILGGVLVEALSYNAALKRLDIEVEQRLQSTTTSYNQYVNDWLISKERALTALSSESKQEDIVTHLKQVRDSAGFDNVFLAYPDGSQRNANDVKLPPGNDDPRKWGWYINAKANPAKVFMDNPTTAAATGANVVSLGKALNLHGQQVVLGADVEITDIVNNITQVILPGEGYMFIANEQGNIFTHTNTKLLNKNVSELGIDYADIKKAVSSQTDLTISVAGEAYVLYARNIDNTRLTTVTVINYESLVAPLYDAILGQLLVTAIVVILCTVLFNLLCNVLFRPLNNVSNALAQIANGSGDLTQRIEVENNDEVGTLANNFNTFVESLRQLIEHIRLQAQHLSEQSEHGAHRANQSASELNHQHQEVVMVATAVTEMASATQEIASHAEQTAQAAQDSAISTNNGHDLVIQTKGSINSLANSVSEASTVISALNKHALEISTVLATIQGIAEQTNLLALNAAIEAARAGEQGRGFAVVADEVRVLSQRTHTSTEEIKATIETLQDTTKQAVNLMESSSELARDSVEDADKATVALEDIKTAVALISDMATQIATAAEEQTHVTSEITQNVTSIKDVTDQLVVGSEESLSQSNELRHQADELRAKVATFKLS, from the coding sequence ATGTTTAAAAATCTGTCTTTAAAAAACAAACTGGCAATCTCTGCCAGTATCGCCATCATCCTCGGTGGTGTATTAGTAGAAGCGTTATCATACAATGCCGCTCTTAAACGACTCGACATCGAAGTTGAACAGCGCCTACAAAGCACAACCACTTCTTACAACCAGTATGTTAACGACTGGCTTATCTCAAAAGAGCGAGCCTTGACAGCGCTATCAAGCGAATCAAAACAAGAAGACATTGTTACTCACCTAAAACAAGTTCGTGATTCTGCAGGTTTTGACAATGTATTCTTGGCATATCCAGATGGCTCTCAGCGAAATGCCAACGATGTAAAATTGCCTCCAGGTAATGACGACCCTCGAAAATGGGGCTGGTATATCAACGCAAAAGCGAATCCAGCAAAAGTGTTTATGGATAACCCGACAACTGCTGCAGCAACAGGGGCAAATGTTGTTTCTCTGGGTAAAGCACTGAACCTACATGGCCAGCAAGTTGTATTGGGAGCGGACGTAGAAATCACGGATATCGTCAACAACATTACGCAGGTCATTTTACCTGGCGAAGGCTATATGTTTATAGCCAACGAACAAGGCAACATATTCACTCATACCAATACCAAATTGCTAAACAAAAACGTCTCTGAATTAGGTATTGACTACGCTGACATCAAAAAGGCCGTTTCCAGCCAAACTGATCTCACCATTTCAGTGGCAGGCGAAGCGTACGTGCTTTACGCGAGAAACATAGACAACACACGTTTGACAACGGTAACTGTGATTAATTATGAATCGCTGGTGGCACCGTTATATGACGCTATTTTGGGTCAGTTGCTTGTAACAGCTATTGTGGTAATTCTCTGTACAGTCTTGTTCAACCTATTGTGTAACGTTCTGTTCCGTCCATTAAATAACGTGTCAAACGCGCTGGCACAAATCGCCAATGGTAGCGGTGATTTAACTCAGCGTATCGAAGTTGAAAATAACGATGAGGTCGGAACGCTAGCAAATAACTTCAATACATTCGTCGAAAGCTTAAGACAGTTAATCGAACATATTCGCCTACAGGCGCAGCACCTGTCCGAACAGTCAGAGCATGGCGCACATCGAGCCAATCAATCTGCATCTGAACTTAATCATCAGCATCAAGAAGTGGTAATGGTGGCAACAGCAGTCACAGAGATGGCGTCGGCGACACAGGAAATAGCTTCCCATGCCGAGCAAACCGCTCAAGCTGCACAAGATTCAGCCATTAGCACAAATAATGGTCATGATTTAGTGATTCAAACGAAAGGTTCAATTAATAGTCTGGCAAATTCGGTGAGTGAAGCAAGCACGGTAATTTCAGCGCTCAATAAGCATGCGCTTGAGATATCAACTGTTCTCGCAACGATTCAAGGTATTGCTGAGCAAACCAACTTATTAGCTCTAAACGCTGCAATTGAAGCGGCTCGCGCTGGTGAACAAGGTCGCGGATTTGCTGTCGTAGCTGACGAAGTTCGTGTTTTATCACAACGAACTCACACATCAACGGAAGAAATCAAAGCAACGATCGAGACTTTGCAAGATACCACCAAACAAGCGGTAAACTTAATGGAAAGCAGCTCTGAGCTCGCTAGAGATTCAGTAGAAGATGCAGATAAGGCAACGGTGGCACTGGAAGATATCAAAACAGCCGTAGCGCTCATTAGTGATATGGCTACTCAAATCGCAACAGCAGCGGAAGAGCAGACCCATGTGACCAGTGAAATCACGCAAAATGTCACGTCAATCAAAGATGTGACAGATCAGCTTGTTGTCGGGTCAGAAGAGAGCTTAAGCCAATCCAATGAACTGAGACACCAAGCCGATGAACTCAGAGCGAAAGTAGCAACATTTAAACTCAGTTAA